From a single Pseudomonas serboccidentalis genomic region:
- a CDS encoding beta-ketoacyl synthase N-terminal-like domain-containing protein, translating to MNRAIYINAAAVLNAAGSECADLLGTPPSPPLLAFDPQRNAFALATPRLASDLFDRKIQRSVEPQGLRLLHCAARLAPALAALQLPAARIALTAAIPEVDAPSPCWDAVQAILEQPHKQLAQLLGNTPPLHALTLLNSSVMAYVAEALNCHGPMGGFCSQDNAGLDALIEACQQIAEQHADAALVVSSSPNLTPALYLREPVLADEPVYGEGAAALLLSSTAAQDAAQVLRVAGFARGYSADPQRALAVGQRVIDQALSQEKLRVGDVVNVVGNPADRHLMSLFESTPHSLRSVRAMTGELGASGLLTEVALSLHHSRAAGAVPGYTLLVSHGRAGHWGALLLASETLEKYA from the coding sequence ATGAACAGAGCCATCTACATCAATGCCGCTGCCGTGCTGAATGCGGCCGGTAGTGAATGTGCCGACCTGCTTGGCACGCCACCGTCGCCGCCACTGCTGGCATTCGACCCGCAACGCAACGCCTTCGCGCTGGCCACGCCGCGTCTGGCCAGCGATCTGTTCGATCGCAAGATCCAGCGCAGCGTCGAACCGCAGGGCTTGCGCCTGCTGCACTGCGCGGCACGGCTGGCGCCTGCGCTGGCAGCACTGCAACTGCCCGCCGCACGCATCGCTTTGACTGCGGCGATTCCGGAAGTGGACGCACCCAGCCCTTGCTGGGATGCGGTGCAGGCGATCCTCGAACAGCCGCACAAACAGCTCGCGCAGTTGTTGGGCAACACCCCGCCCCTGCATGCGCTGACGTTGCTCAACAGCAGCGTGATGGCTTACGTGGCCGAAGCATTGAACTGTCACGGACCGATGGGCGGCTTCTGCTCTCAGGACAACGCCGGGCTTGATGCGCTGATCGAGGCCTGTCAGCAGATCGCTGAACAACATGCCGATGCAGCACTGGTGGTCAGCAGCAGTCCGAACCTGACGCCGGCCCTGTACCTGCGCGAACCCGTTCTGGCGGACGAGCCGGTCTACGGCGAAGGCGCGGCGGCGCTGTTGCTCAGTTCGACAGCAGCGCAGGACGCTGCGCAGGTTTTGCGCGTCGCCGGGTTTGCCCGGGGCTACAGCGCGGATCCGCAACGCGCACTGGCCGTCGGTCAACGCGTGATCGACCAGGCGCTGAGCCAGGAAAAACTGCGTGTGGGTGATGTTGTGAATGTGGTGGGCAATCCCGCCGACCGGCACCTGATGAGCCTGTTTGAATCAACGCCGCACAGCCTGCGCAGTGTCCGCGCGATGACCGGCGAACTGGGGGCCAGCGGCTTGCTGACCGAGGTCGCGCTGAGCTTGCACCACAGTCGCGCCGCGGGCGCGGTGCCTGGTTACACGCTGCTCGTCAGTCATGGTCGCGCCGGTCACTGGGGCGCATTGCTGTTGGCCAGTGAAACCCTGGAGAAGTACGCATGA
- a CDS encoding SDR family oxidoreductase, with translation MSRTILITGAAKGIGRAVAEDFAANGDNHLILLDLDLPQLQTWVDEQQERIKARVETHAANIADLPAMEAFFKHLGTQVRQVDVLVNSAGICNENEPEDRHNWHKVISVNLNGTFYVTSLCLALMPDRGRIINMSSILGRAGKVRNTAYCASKHGIVGMTKALALDLASRQITVNAILPAWIDTPMLQGELATQAAIAGLTQEQIVRNAKKKLPMRRFIQSEEVAAMVRYLASPEAGGVTAQSLVIDGGVGLGM, from the coding sequence ATGAGCCGCACCATTCTGATTACCGGTGCGGCCAAGGGCATCGGCCGTGCCGTCGCCGAGGACTTCGCGGCCAATGGCGACAATCACCTGATCCTGCTGGACCTCGACTTGCCGCAACTGCAGACCTGGGTGGATGAGCAGCAGGAGCGGATCAAGGCGCGGGTCGAGACCCATGCGGCGAACATCGCCGACCTGCCGGCCATGGAAGCGTTTTTCAAGCACCTCGGCACCCAGGTCCGGCAGGTCGACGTGCTGGTCAACAGCGCCGGTATCTGCAACGAAAACGAGCCTGAGGATCGGCATAACTGGCACAAGGTGATTTCGGTCAACCTCAACGGTACGTTCTACGTCACCTCGTTGTGCCTGGCGCTGATGCCGGATCGCGGGCGGATCATCAACATGTCCTCGATCCTCGGCCGTGCTGGCAAGGTGCGCAATACCGCGTACTGCGCGTCCAAGCACGGCATCGTCGGCATGACCAAGGCCCTGGCGCTGGACCTGGCGTCGCGGCAGATCACGGTCAACGCGATTCTGCCGGCGTGGATCGATACGCCGATGCTGCAGGGCGAACTGGCGACGCAAGCGGCGATTGCCGGGCTGACCCAGGAACAGATCGTGCGCAACGCGAAGAAAAAACTGCCGATGCGCCGCTTCATCCAGAGCGAAGAAGTGGCCGCGATGGTGCGTTATCTGGCCAGTCCTGAAGCGGGAGGGGTCACGGCCCAGAGCCTGGTGATCGATGGCGGCGTCGGGTTGGGAATGTAG
- a CDS encoding beta-ketoacyl synthase N-terminal-like domain-containing protein has protein sequence MTNTTARIAIAGSGCVLPSGWGVERFWSAAREGRSAIAPLQSPLFRSERIAAFGQIDDATHQRSRQDVAQNLQRYCPPAVIWGVSAARQALAEAAVEPGQDGLRYGLYCCQGGYTHPSVASYGELLHECQTDSGADMRRLAQRVLQERALDPFLVLKSLSNGLLGVVSLALKLECECNAYMQGVAGNLAALRQAHSALQSGRIDVAIVVGAGSELDPLALAALAEAGVISTDGSQQMRAFDRQGTGAIAGEGAAALVLRRADDLPPGPQTCLSALFAHPRLDSLSLPDQQTDLLISSATGDPHKDADLARALTRTGAAHITSGTALTGILSGAPSLVDLILARQTLQAQSIPPIVGLAQPVDAHLPFVLGAPRDAVLHDCLVINRDDNGFSACYQLDFQAAD, from the coding sequence ATGACTAACACCACTGCGCGTATTGCCATCGCTGGCAGCGGTTGTGTGTTGCCCAGCGGTTGGGGCGTCGAGCGTTTCTGGTCGGCGGCCCGCGAAGGTCGCAGCGCGATTGCGCCCCTGCAATCGCCGCTGTTTCGCAGTGAACGCATCGCCGCGTTCGGACAAATCGATGACGCCACGCACCAGCGCAGTCGTCAGGACGTTGCGCAAAACCTGCAGCGTTATTGTCCGCCGGCGGTGATCTGGGGTGTGAGCGCGGCGCGCCAAGCGCTGGCCGAAGCCGCTGTTGAACCGGGTCAGGACGGCTTGCGCTATGGCCTCTATTGCTGTCAGGGCGGGTATACCCATCCGTCCGTGGCGTCTTACGGCGAACTGCTTCATGAGTGCCAGACCGACAGCGGCGCCGACATGCGTCGCCTCGCCCAGCGGGTGCTGCAGGAGCGCGCGCTCGACCCGTTTCTGGTGCTCAAAAGTCTGAGTAACGGTTTGCTCGGGGTGGTCAGCCTGGCGTTGAAACTGGAGTGTGAGTGCAACGCCTATATGCAAGGTGTGGCCGGCAATCTGGCGGCATTGCGGCAGGCGCACAGCGCACTGCAGAGCGGGCGAATCGATGTGGCGATCGTGGTCGGGGCCGGCAGTGAACTCGATCCGCTGGCGTTGGCTGCACTGGCTGAAGCGGGTGTGATCAGCACCGATGGCTCACAGCAGATGCGCGCATTCGATCGCCAGGGCACGGGCGCAATTGCCGGCGAAGGCGCCGCAGCGCTGGTGCTGCGCCGTGCCGACGACCTGCCGCCAGGGCCGCAGACCTGCCTGTCGGCGCTGTTCGCGCATCCGCGTCTGGACTCGCTGAGCCTGCCGGACCAACAGACGGATCTGCTGATCAGCAGTGCCACCGGCGATCCGCACAAGGACGCCGATCTGGCCCGCGCGCTGACCCGCACCGGCGCCGCGCACATCACCAGCGGCACCGCACTGACCGGCATCCTCAGCGGTGCGCCGAGCCTGGTCGATCTGATCCTGGCCCGGCAAACATTGCAGGCGCAAAGCATTCCACCGATCGTCGGGCTGGCGCAGCCGGTGGATGCGCACCTGCCGTTTGTGCTGGGCGCGCCACGGGATGCCGTCCTGCACGATTGCCTGGTGATCAATCGCGACGACAACGGCTTCAGTGCTTGTTACCAACTCGACTTCCAGGCGGCCGACTGA
- a CDS encoding 3-oxoacyl-ACP reductase family protein, giving the protein MPNKVAVVTGGSRGIGRAIVLALAGAGYHIAFSYVRDEVAAMALRDEVQASGVDCLALQCDISSGDSIQSFFGRVEAHFQRVDLLVNNAGITRDGLLATMPARDIVDVIQTNLVGTLLCCQQVLPGMLRQRSGCIVNISSVAAQKPGKGQSNYAAAKGGVEAMTRALAVELAPRNIRVNAVAPGIVKTEMSTALIGSQEEQIQSRLLIKRYAEPQEIAEAVLYLADRGLYLTGEVLPVNGGLKMP; this is encoded by the coding sequence ATGCCGAACAAAGTAGCAGTAGTGACCGGCGGCAGCCGTGGCATCGGCCGGGCCATTGTCCTGGCGCTGGCAGGAGCCGGTTATCACATCGCGTTCAGTTATGTGCGCGATGAAGTGGCCGCGATGGCCTTGCGGGATGAGGTGCAGGCATCGGGTGTGGATTGTCTGGCGCTGCAATGCGATATCAGCAGCGGCGACAGCATCCAGTCGTTCTTCGGGCGGGTCGAGGCGCATTTCCAGCGTGTCGATCTGCTGGTCAACAACGCCGGCATTACCCGTGACGGCTTGCTGGCGACGATGCCCGCCCGTGACATTGTGGACGTGATCCAGACCAACCTGGTCGGCACCTTGCTCTGCTGTCAGCAAGTGCTGCCGGGCATGTTGCGCCAGCGCAGTGGCTGCATCGTCAATATCAGTTCGGTGGCGGCGCAAAAGCCCGGCAAAGGCCAGAGCAACTACGCTGCGGCCAAGGGTGGTGTCGAGGCCATGACCCGCGCGCTGGCGGTCGAGCTGGCGCCGCGCAACATCCGGGTCAATGCGGTGGCACCGGGGATCGTCAAGACCGAGATGAGCACCGCGCTGATCGGTAGCCAGGAGGAGCAAATCCAGTCGCGGCTGCTGATCAAGCGTTATGCCGAACCGCAGGAGATTGCCGAAGCGGTGTTGTACCTCGCCGACCGTGGCCTGTACCTGACCGGGGAGGTCCTGCCGGTGAACGGCGGGTTGAAAATGCCATGA
- a CDS encoding beta-ketoacyl-[acyl-carrier-protein] synthase family protein, whose product MSATRIVITGMGAVTGFGFEWQTLWEKMLGAEHCVRPWQPQDLQDTAFPVRYAAPVDMALLPGHLQQHPAWTLPLEKRSRFGWVAATQAVTDSGLAPEQLRDAAVLCASGAPQHMLADMLLTQAPDGGAPGWQHLMTRAAHVNAEGSLCQGNDRLARVIADDLGCEGPVINISSACAGASQAIGNAFQMIRRGEVQVAVAGGADSVLNLDTMAALYLLGAASGEQRWGADLCRPFDRDRSGLIAGEGGGFVVLESLEHALARGATPYAEVLGFGSSLDAYKVTAPQPEGRGAALAMQAALDDAGLQPQQIDLINAHGTSTPLNDVAETLAIKQVFAQHKHYQALAVSANKSQFGHLIAAAGAPECIVTALACLNDLVTPTVNLHAADERCDLDYCAGQSVSRRVDYALSNSFGFGGLNTSLALGKYREHGQ is encoded by the coding sequence ATGAGTGCGACACGGATTGTGATCACCGGAATGGGCGCGGTAACCGGATTCGGTTTCGAATGGCAGACCCTCTGGGAAAAAATGCTCGGCGCCGAACATTGCGTGCGCCCGTGGCAGCCGCAAGACCTGCAGGACACTGCGTTCCCGGTACGCTACGCGGCACCCGTGGACATGGCGCTGTTGCCCGGGCACCTGCAACAGCATCCAGCCTGGACGCTGCCCCTGGAAAAACGCAGTCGCTTTGGCTGGGTAGCCGCCACCCAGGCCGTTACCGACAGCGGCCTGGCCCCCGAGCAACTGCGCGATGCCGCCGTGCTGTGCGCCTCCGGGGCACCGCAACACATGCTCGCCGACATGCTCCTGACCCAGGCGCCTGACGGCGGTGCACCGGGCTGGCAGCACCTGATGACGCGCGCTGCGCATGTCAACGCCGAAGGCTCCCTGTGCCAGGGCAACGACCGGCTGGCGCGAGTGATTGCCGACGACCTCGGTTGTGAAGGGCCAGTCATCAATATCAGCAGTGCCTGTGCCGGCGCCTCGCAGGCGATCGGCAACGCGTTCCAGATGATTCGTCGCGGCGAAGTGCAGGTGGCCGTGGCCGGTGGCGCCGACTCGGTGCTCAACCTCGACACCATGGCTGCGCTGTATCTGCTGGGCGCCGCTTCGGGCGAACAACGCTGGGGCGCCGACCTGTGCCGCCCGTTCGATCGCGACCGCAGTGGCCTGATCGCCGGCGAGGGTGGTGGTTTTGTTGTACTGGAAAGCCTTGAGCATGCTCTGGCGCGCGGCGCGACACCGTATGCCGAAGTGCTCGGTTTCGGCAGCAGCCTGGATGCCTACAAGGTCACCGCGCCGCAGCCTGAAGGCCGAGGCGCCGCGCTGGCGATGCAAGCGGCGCTGGACGATGCCGGCCTGCAGCCGCAGCAGATCGACCTGATCAATGCCCACGGCACCTCGACGCCGCTCAATGATGTGGCGGAGACCCTGGCCATCAAGCAGGTATTCGCTCAGCACAAGCACTACCAGGCGCTGGCGGTCAGTGCCAATAAATCGCAGTTCGGTCATCTGATCGCGGCCGCCGGGGCACCGGAGTGCATCGTCACGGCGCTGGCCTGCCTGAATGATCTGGTCACACCGACCGTCAACCTGCATGCGGCCGATGAGCGCTGCGATCTGGATTATTGCGCCGGCCAGTCTGTCAGCCGACGTGTGGATTACGCCCTCAGCAACTCCTTTGGCTTCGGTGGCCTGAATACCTCGCTGGCCCTTGGCAAATATCGGGAGCACGGACAATGA
- a CDS encoding DUF1302 family protein, translating to MPGSINRIAWTVWACVAAPAAFAALEVDDLKPDYADAEIGVATALRLHGDDQVTQKAMYFKANLEDNWDGGYYKAKGRVRYDARYDGNNPYSERAREKYRFDADWRHLYVGHSLGDGEVTVGWQQVVWGRADELRVLDQINPLDYRDGLTPLLEDSRIAVPMVRVAQPVGEWELEALWITDFVKNRPPVAGSEFAAPLFAAPDPEYFLLDSKPGYDGDKGYSYGLSANGRIGAVDTSFVALSARQQDPVYAVEGLADDGRTRLERQFPRYTMGGAGLAIDAGHSIVVRSEVAWFDNWRVTNPTRAYGADSTSMVKSLLGVDYLWRDWLISAQWQEQVLLDWQDGMLQDKREPLFTLSAEGTHLQDRLKSRLVAAASPPLKDNALLQGIFTYKPVDYIKLGLEVDVFFGKPDRTFGAYSKRDQVRLSAGYLF from the coding sequence ATGCCAGGATCTATCAACCGCATCGCGTGGACGGTGTGGGCATGCGTGGCCGCTCCGGCGGCCTTCGCGGCCCTGGAGGTCGACGACCTCAAGCCCGATTACGCCGACGCCGAAATCGGCGTGGCCACGGCCCTGCGCCTGCACGGTGACGATCAGGTCACGCAGAAGGCCATGTATTTCAAAGCCAATCTGGAGGACAACTGGGACGGCGGCTATTACAAGGCCAAGGGCCGTGTGCGTTATGACGCGCGCTACGACGGCAACAATCCGTACAGCGAACGGGCCCGGGAAAAGTATCGCTTCGACGCCGATTGGCGGCATCTGTATGTCGGCCATTCGCTGGGCGACGGTGAAGTGACGGTCGGCTGGCAACAGGTGGTCTGGGGGCGCGCGGATGAATTGCGCGTGCTGGACCAGATCAACCCGCTGGACTACCGCGACGGTCTGACCCCGCTGCTCGAAGACAGCCGCATCGCCGTGCCGATGGTGCGCGTGGCGCAGCCCGTGGGCGAGTGGGAGCTGGAGGCGCTGTGGATCACTGACTTCGTCAAGAACCGGCCGCCAGTGGCGGGTAGCGAATTCGCCGCGCCGTTGTTTGCGGCACCGGATCCCGAGTATTTCCTGCTTGATTCCAAACCCGGTTATGACGGCGACAAGGGCTATTCCTACGGCCTGAGTGCCAATGGCCGGATCGGTGCGGTGGACACCAGTTTCGTGGCGCTGAGCGCGCGCCAGCAGGACCCGGTGTACGCCGTCGAAGGCCTGGCCGATGACGGCCGCACGCGCCTCGAACGGCAGTTCCCGCGTTACACCATGGGCGGTGCGGGGCTGGCGATCGATGCCGGGCACAGCATCGTGGTGCGCAGCGAAGTCGCCTGGTTCGATAACTGGCGCGTGACCAATCCGACCCGCGCCTACGGGGCCGACAGCACCTCAATGGTCAAATCACTGCTGGGGGTCGACTACCTGTGGCGTGACTGGCTGATCTCCGCGCAATGGCAGGAGCAGGTGTTGCTCGACTGGCAGGACGGGATGTTGCAGGACAAGCGCGAGCCGCTGTTCACCCTGTCGGCCGAAGGCACCCATTTACAAGACCGGCTCAAGAGCCGACTGGTGGCGGCCGCCTCGCCGCCGCTCAAGGACAACGCGTTGTTGCAGGGCATCTTCACCTACAAACCGGTGGACTACATCAAGCTCGGGCTGGAAGTGGATGTGTTCTTCGGCAAGCCCGACAGGACCTTCGGCGCGTACAGCAAGCGCGATCAAGTGCGGCTGTCCGCCGGCTATCTGTTTTAA
- a CDS encoding aminotransferase class III-fold pyridoxal phosphate-dependent enzyme, which yields MDYRDYVRPKFVELMQALGLECQFHRALGSKLFYRDKQGDEVTVTDFLGGYGAALYGHNDPQFVDQLCGLLRADVPFNAQMSVRGAAGQLGRELSEAFNRELNNTERYISTFSNSGAESVEIAVKHAEYRRQKNLQKQFDERDFELANLVASDKAYVELDVDDLDLPAGLLPPNLSCVTVRQVAEAVRQHNLAQLHVEPVFLAVRGSFHGKLVNTVQLTYGKQYRKPFARFGLNVEFIDPHQPQQLQDLPARHQHHWLSLEWSGETLRVRREAFSAITAVLLEPIQGEGGINEFAKEFYLGLRRLCNEQQCPLVIDEVQSGFGRTGTLLGASHFNLQGDYYCLSKALGGGLMKIAATVIRASHYENDFSYIHSSTFAEDDASCHIALAALRRLFENDSAMLKDVNKKGEYLKASLLELKAAYPDVIADVRGRGLLLGFELHDLTGTRSLVQASAQYNDALGYIIAGYLLQFESLRVAPSGSNANVIRLEPPVCITFQEIDGLIASLQKVCDMLRRRDAFPLAAGVCADSIAQVPARDLSFTETESLPKPDENVRVVARVAFINHLIDADMLSDVDPSLSSLTAEQKREFIKRMAPERRAAPIGPVQIRSKLGTAVEFTLYPLCMDSDAMAAYIASGDLDTIREEVGNRIKDARADGYSVAGLGMYTSIVTNNCQALKIPDMALTSGNALTIGMGLEAIEQGCRQQGLELGQQTAAVVGAAGNIASTYASLLSTSVEHLILIGSGRDGSLRRLEKTAHQIYAEAARAILKGLVEHDRLATRLQQLRGIDALLQAHGNSADLGQLVAQLVDEQLGSNAFITVSNDLSVLKQARIVLCAANAPQAFLGAEHFAENSVICDIAVPLNVDQNLANQRSDVLYMHGGIVQTPMGDGLANNVRAYLKQGQLYACMAESVLMGLSGMKQHYSFGDISREQVQQIRALAATHGFSLAQFKTDNSL from the coding sequence ATGGATTACCGCGATTACGTTCGGCCGAAATTCGTTGAACTGATGCAGGCCCTGGGCCTGGAGTGCCAGTTTCATCGAGCGCTGGGCAGCAAACTGTTTTACCGCGACAAGCAGGGTGACGAAGTGACCGTCACCGACTTTCTCGGTGGCTACGGTGCGGCGCTGTACGGTCACAACGATCCGCAGTTCGTCGATCAACTCTGTGGGCTGTTGCGCGCAGACGTGCCGTTCAACGCGCAAATGTCGGTGCGGGGGGCAGCAGGGCAGTTGGGGCGCGAGCTCAGTGAAGCGTTCAACCGTGAGTTGAATAACACCGAGCGCTACATTTCCACGTTCTCCAACAGCGGCGCCGAGTCGGTGGAAATCGCTGTCAAGCATGCCGAATACCGTCGTCAGAAAAACCTGCAGAAGCAGTTCGACGAGCGCGATTTCGAACTGGCCAATCTGGTGGCCAGTGACAAGGCGTATGTCGAGCTGGACGTCGATGATCTCGACCTGCCGGCCGGCCTGCTGCCGCCGAACCTGTCCTGCGTGACCGTACGCCAGGTGGCCGAGGCGGTGCGTCAGCACAACCTGGCGCAGTTGCATGTCGAGCCGGTGTTCCTCGCCGTACGCGGCAGCTTCCACGGCAAACTGGTGAACACCGTGCAACTGACTTACGGCAAGCAATACCGCAAGCCGTTTGCCCGGTTCGGGCTGAATGTCGAGTTTATCGATCCGCATCAACCCCAGCAGCTTCAAGACCTGCCAGCCCGTCACCAGCACCACTGGCTGAGCCTGGAATGGAGCGGTGAAACCCTGCGCGTGCGCCGTGAAGCGTTCAGCGCAATTACCGCAGTGCTGCTGGAGCCGATTCAGGGCGAAGGCGGGATCAACGAGTTTGCCAAAGAGTTCTACCTGGGCCTGCGTCGCCTGTGCAACGAGCAGCAATGCCCGTTGGTCATCGACGAAGTGCAGTCGGGTTTCGGTCGCACCGGCACCTTGCTTGGCGCCAGCCATTTCAATCTGCAGGGTGACTACTACTGCCTGTCCAAAGCGCTGGGCGGCGGCCTGATGAAAATCGCGGCCACGGTGATTCGCGCCAGTCATTACGAAAACGATTTCAGCTACATCCACAGCTCGACCTTCGCGGAAGACGATGCGTCCTGCCATATCGCGCTGGCGGCCCTGCGCCGACTGTTCGAGAACGACAGCGCCATGCTCAAGGACGTGAACAAAAAGGGCGAATACCTCAAGGCGTCGCTGCTGGAGCTCAAGGCGGCTTATCCGGACGTGATCGCCGATGTGCGTGGGCGCGGCCTGCTGCTGGGTTTCGAACTGCACGATCTGACCGGCACCCGCTCACTGGTTCAGGCGTCGGCGCAGTACAACGATGCGCTGGGCTACATCATCGCCGGCTACCTGTTGCAGTTCGAGTCGCTGCGCGTCGCGCCATCTGGCAGCAACGCCAATGTGATTCGCCTGGAGCCTCCGGTGTGCATCACCTTCCAGGAAATCGATGGCCTGATTGCTTCGCTGCAGAAAGTCTGCGACATGCTGCGTCGCCGCGATGCATTCCCGCTGGCCGCCGGGGTGTGTGCCGACAGCATCGCCCAGGTGCCAGCGCGCGACCTCAGCTTCACGGAGACCGAAAGCCTCCCAAAGCCTGACGAGAACGTGCGCGTGGTAGCCCGCGTGGCGTTCATCAACCACCTGATCGATGCGGACATGCTCAGCGACGTCGACCCTTCGCTGTCGAGCCTCACTGCCGAGCAGAAGCGCGAGTTCATCAAACGCATGGCCCCGGAACGCCGCGCCGCGCCGATCGGCCCGGTGCAGATTCGCTCGAAACTGGGCACCGCCGTGGAGTTCACCTTGTATCCGCTGTGCATGGATTCCGATGCGATGGCGGCCTACATCGCCAGCGGCGATCTGGACACCATCCGCGAGGAAGTCGGCAATCGCATCAAGGACGCTCGCGCCGATGGCTACAGCGTCGCCGGGTTGGGCATGTACACCTCGATCGTCACTAACAACTGCCAGGCCCTGAAAATTCCTGACATGGCGCTGACCTCGGGCAACGCGCTGACCATCGGCATGGGCCTGGAGGCGATCGAGCAGGGTTGCCGGCAACAAGGGCTTGAACTGGGCCAACAGACTGCAGCTGTGGTCGGCGCCGCCGGCAACATTGCCTCGACCTACGCCTCGCTGCTGTCCACCAGCGTTGAACACCTGATCCTGATCGGCAGTGGTCGCGACGGTTCGCTGCGGCGCCTGGAGAAAACTGCGCATCAGATCTACGCCGAAGCCGCCCGCGCGATTCTCAAGGGCCTCGTCGAGCACGATCGACTCGCCACTCGCTTGCAGCAACTGCGGGGTATCGATGCCCTGTTGCAGGCCCATGGCAACAGCGCCGATCTCGGTCAGCTCGTGGCGCAACTGGTCGACGAGCAACTGGGAAGTAACGCCTTTATCACCGTCAGCAACGACCTGAGTGTCTTGAAACAGGCGCGCATCGTGCTCTGCGCGGCGAATGCTCCGCAGGCGTTTCTCGGTGCCGAGCACTTTGCCGAGAACAGCGTGATCTGCGACATCGCGGTACCGCTGAACGTCGACCAGAACCTCGCGAACCAGCGTTCCGACGTGCTGTACATGCATGGCGGTATTGTCCAGACGCCGATGGGTGACGGTCTGGCCAACAACGTGCGCGCCTACCTCAAACAAGGGCAGTTGTATGCCTGCATGGCGGAGTCGGTGTTGATGGGCTTGTCCGGCATGAAACAGCACTACTCCTTCGGCGACATCAGTCGCGAGCAAGTGCAGCAGATCCGTGCGCTGGCCGCGACCCATGGCTTCAGCCTCGCCCAGTTCAAAACCGACAACTCGCTGTAA
- a CDS encoding outer membrane lipoprotein-sorting protein translates to MLPLLKSLTATALILSGVCASAADGSNADEIIRQVRERNDGKSFMSQVSLILHDKKGNTRVREFTYLQKDYPDSDKFSMYFSAPTDVRDVAFHIENPHETLGLEDSQWMYLPVSRQTRRISTTDKRGSFMGSEYSYADLDKIRVKDYSQKLVGEEQIKGRDCYVIEREPASSEVLAKTGYNKLKVWIDKQNFLVMRQDFFDVKGVLIKQMRTQKVETIDTIDSIVLSETEHFIDGTRSEMRFNQLQYNVPLEDRLFTQTAIKRGLKTGDLPEFSVSAR, encoded by the coding sequence ATGTTGCCGCTTTTGAAAAGTCTGACCGCCACCGCGTTGATCCTCAGTGGCGTCTGCGCCAGCGCTGCCGATGGCAGCAATGCCGATGAAATCATTCGTCAGGTGCGCGAACGCAATGACGGTAAAAGCTTTATGTCTCAGGTCTCGCTGATTCTCCACGACAAGAAGGGCAATACCCGTGTTCGTGAGTTCACCTACCTGCAGAAGGACTACCCGGACAGCGACAAATTCAGCATGTATTTCTCCGCGCCCACCGACGTGCGCGATGTCGCGTTCCACATCGAAAACCCCCACGAGACTCTGGGCCTGGAAGACAGCCAGTGGATGTACCTGCCGGTCAGCCGCCAGACGCGCCGCATCTCCACCACCGACAAGCGCGGTTCGTTCATGGGCAGCGAGTATTCCTATGCCGACCTGGACAAGATCCGGGTCAAGGATTACTCGCAGAAACTCGTTGGCGAGGAGCAGATCAAGGGCCGCGACTGCTACGTGATCGAGCGCGAACCGGCATCCTCCGAAGTGCTGGCCAAGACCGGCTACAACAAACTCAAGGTGTGGATCGACAAGCAGAATTTCCTGGTCATGCGTCAGGACTTCTTCGACGTCAAAGGCGTGCTGATCAAGCAGATGCGTACGCAGAAGGTCGAGACCATCGACACGATCGACAGCATCGTGCTCAGTGAAACCGAGCACTTCATCGACGGCACCCGCTCGGAAATGCGCTTCAACCAGCTGCAGTACAACGTCCCGCTGGAAGACCGACTGTTTACCCAGACCGCGATCAAGCGCGGCCTGAAAACCGGTGACCTGCCGGAATTTTCCGTGTCCGCCCGCTAA